The segment ACGGAAGAGTGCAAGGATtctaaaatttaaaggaaaaaagtttttgCAGAGGGAAAACAAGGAATCCTGTGTCTAttattgtacacacacacatataaatatatacacgaGGATCACCATCTCAAAGTAATAAATATGAAAGAGTTGGTTTGTTTCTTTGTAACTGACTCAAGGCTTCCGAGTTGAAAAGCCCCTAGAGCTCTCTCTCTGAAACTGACATAGCTGTCAGGAAACATAGAATAGGTTCAGGGGTCTAGTAACCACTAAAGTGAGAGTGGGAAAAAGGCGGGTGAGATGGGAGTGAAGCCGAAGACTTACAAATATGCCCAATGAACGACCCTGAAAGGAAGTGATAAAATTCTCAACTGTGTTTATACTAGGGAATCGCACTCAAGCCTAAAGCCACTTTAATCGCCCCACTAACGGCAGAAGTCTTTCCACAAGATTCGATAAAAAGTGGAAAGACCACGGGTTTTCACCTGGGTTCAGGCCCTGCTCAACCACCGTTTCGGATGGAAACCAACAGAAAAGCAGCCTCCTGCACATCCTGGGGCCCTTCCAACACTGCTGTTCGGAACGCCCAagtgcccagcacaggacctgTCACAGTATTCCCAGGAAAATGTCGTTGTCTTATCCCACGGCGGAATGGGGATTCAGAAGGCGGTCGGAGACCCTGTCCACTCACGCTCGGGTAGAGGACCACAGTCCGCGCCAGCAGCCCTGGGGGCCAGCCACCCCCGCTCCCATACCACACACTTCCTGCcgcttccatcacctccacaccACAGCTTGAGTCTCCTGATCAGTTTACAACTGTTACGGGGATCCCAGTGCCTGGGAGGTGTTGGGAGAGGACGGCTCCctacaccgccccccccccaccagccccccaCAAACTCTTCACTTGCGGCTTCTGGGAGAACCTAAGAGCAAAGGCAGGAAGCGCAGGGGCAGCCCGCCGACGTCGCGTTCCGCGGGCCTCGGCCGGTTACAAAGTACTGAAGGGAGCTACAGGGACCCAAGCGGGCCGAGGGATGGGGGGACAGTGGGCGCGAGCACCGCGGCAGGGCGCCCCAAAAGAAGCGCAGCGAGCGCCCTCGCTTAGATCGTTTCTACTCTGCAAAGCGCTGCAGCCTTGGGAGTCGGGGGGCGGGATGGCCAGTCCGGAAACCAACTGCACTTTTAGCCACTCGGACGCCCCAAACTCAGAATGACTTCCCCCCATGAGGCTCCCGGAGCGGGCTCCGGTTCGCACCGCTCCCAGGAACGAATGCAGCCCGAACCGAGCCTTGGCTGCGCCCGGGCGGGTAGCGGCAGCCGGAGCCGGCGCTGGGTCCCGGGCAGGCGCGCACCGAGTGGCCGTGCGTCCGCCGCCCAACTTTGCACCCGGCAGGGCCGCTCCCCCGAACTTGGCGGCGGGGACGGGGTGGGGCGAGTACTCACCAACCCCGTACTTCTGCCTCTTGGTCGGGATCCAGCGGGCCATGGCGGCGACCTCgccccgcggcggcggcggcggctgcggcggctaCAGTTCCCGGGCCTCCGATCGCCGCCGCGCCGCACACCGTCGCGCCCCGGGCCCTTCCGCCATGTTCCGGCAAACTTCGCTCGGCCCCGCGAGCCGTCTCCCCTCCGCGCCGCCAGCTACCCGCTCCGGCTCCCACCGCGAGCCGCGGTCACCTGCTGCGCCCGGCGGCCACGCCGCCGTGCGCGCCCCTCCCGGCGCCGCCTCGGCCCCTCCCGCTGGCCGCGCCCTCCGCCCGCCGAGGCCGCCTCCGCGCCGCGATCCGCGGGCGCCCGCCAGCCAAGGTCTCCGCGCTCTCCCGGGCCCAGGCCGGCTCCGCCTTGCACATTTCCCGGGAGCAATTTCCCAGCACAGACTGGGGtacgtttttgtttttgttttaatccttTTAGTGTTTGGCTTTTTTCCCTTCGCCGTCCCCACCCGGGCTAAACCCTGGAGCCTGTATCCCCGGCGGCGGGGTGTCGGGAGCGCTGTGCTGGAGGGGTGGGGCACCCCCAGACGGAGCAGGCGGGAGGGGATGTGGAGTCCTTTCTCACCGCGCGCTCCGGAGCATCTGGGGGAACTAGGATGAGTGCATAGGATCTAAGATAAGTTGTTTCTCGCCGCCCGGGCTCTCGCAGTGCCAGGCACTTAACCGGCGCTcgataaacatttgttgaatgaatgagcagtTGACTACTGCATTCACCCCCTAGAGCTTTCGCTGACACCACGAGAGCCGGAAGCCGGACTCCACGGCAAGAGTGAGCTCCTGTGGCCACGGTTCATAGCCTTCAAAGCAGGAACATTTGTCTTCTGGTAAATAGAGAACTAATGCGAAGGAGCCGGGCTCCTCAGAAGTATCAGGTAGTTTCTTAGGGGAGCCCCCGAGCGAGAATTATGTAGCGAGTTCTGACTTGGAAATCTTAATGTCCCCGAGAAACACCTGGGCTCCTCCCCAGCTGAAGAGACTCAGACCCAGCTGAAGAAATTCAGACCTTCATGGTCCAGGGGAAAGCCCGCCCCAAAGACCTCCCTTTTCCAGCAGCCCAAAGAGCATTCCTGGGGGGATGGGGACGAGGCACACCCGAATCTTTCTCGTTCACTAGCTGCATTGTTCAGACAAAGAGTCAAACGCAGGGACTGCACATTTGAACAGCCAGCCGTGAGCTGTTGGCGTCCTCTGAAACTCTCCTCCTGGAACTCACTTCCTTCTGGAGAGACCTCAAGAATGAAGATTGGATCCGAGtcccaggtgggggtggggcgcctTGCTACCTCACTCACAGAAGTAAAATCCCAGAGTAAATGACCAGCTGATTCGGGTTCACCATCGgagaaaaagcctcttgaaagaaATTACTTTGTCCTCGCAGCTTATGAAGATTTTCTTGCCGATTTCGAacgtgaaagaaaaatgaaacatgtaataaaacagaacaaaactacACTGAAAACGGTGCATTTTAACTTTGGTAACTTTTTGCAAAGTcagatctgaattttttttttttaaggtcttgtCAATGGTGGGTAATTACGTATTTAGTCATCGTGtaataataatttaagaaatcTAGTTACTTTAGACTTAACATTCAGAAGGGATTCCGTCATCTCTCCCCCAGATTTATTTTCCTCTGCTAATGACATCATGATTAACCTAACTTCCCATGtcaggtaatttttttcttttcgcaaatatttattgggtgccTACTAGATGTCAAGCAATAGAAGCACAGCAGTGAATAAAATTCCTACCCTCATAGAGCTTAGTGTCTAACAGAGGCGGGTAAGGCAAATTTAAGCCAAATGAGGCTAAACCTGTATAGAAAACtccagagaaaggaggagaggatgagggTGGTAGGGATGCTGCAGTTCTATATCCAGTTGTCTGCGAAGGCATCTCTCATAAAGTGACATTGAACTATAAATCTGCAGAAGTGAGGGTTTCAGAGAAAAGCGTTCAGAaatcaacaacagcaaaagtaaAAGCCAGAGGCATGTTTGGCTGGTTCTGAAACCATGAAGGAACAACAAGGATTCCTGGGTAGCAAGAGATGTTAGTAAGGGGCAGAGTATGGG is part of the Cervus elaphus chromosome 16, mCerEla1.1, whole genome shotgun sequence genome and harbors:
- the LOC122710145 gene encoding serine/arginine repetitive matrix protein 1-like isoform X2; the protein is MAATSPRGGGGGCGGYSSRASDRRRAAHRRAPGPSAMFRQTSLGPASRLPSAPPATRSGSHREPRSPAAPGGHAAVRAPPGAASAPPAGRALRPPRPPPRRDPRAPASQGLRALPGPGRLRLAHFPGAISQHRLGAFADTTRAGSRTPRQE
- the LOC122710145 gene encoding serine/arginine repetitive matrix protein 1-like isoform X1, with protein sequence MAATSPRGGGGGCGGYSSRASDRRRAAHRRAPGPSAMFRQTSLGPASRLPSAPPATRSGSHREPRSPAAPGGHAAVRAPPGAASAPPAGRALRPPRPPPRRDPRAPASQGLRALPGPGRLRLAHFPGAISQHRLGNAWKFGLTVNKMLPRRCPSGFLVVTHLHISNRSINILNLFSFVCSMFYSADIY
- the LOC122710145 gene encoding proline-rich protein 2-like isoform X3; translation: MAATSPRGGGGGCGGYSSRASDRRRAAHRRAPGPSAMFRQTSLGPASRLPSAPPATRSGSHREPRSPAAPGGHAAVRAPPGAASAPPAGRALRPPRPPPRRDPRAPASQGLRALPGPGRLRLAHFPGAISQHRLGL